GGGATTCGAAGTGGTTCTCCCCACGTAAGATGTTTCCAACCTTTTTAAAGGAAGACGTGTTTATTCGCGCCTACCTCAAAAAGAAGTTGCGTGAAGCGGCAATTCACAAGATCATCATTGATCGTTCACGCCAGACGTTTACGATCACACTTCACACAGCAAAACCAGGATTCATTATTGGTCGCGCTGGTGCGGGAGTGGAGGACCTCAAGAAGGAACTCAAGAAACGATTCTTCCGTGGAAGACGCGTAACGATCAATATCAATGTTCAAGATATTGGACATGGTTCACTCTCGGCAGCAGTTGTTGCAGAGCAGGTCGCCATCGACATTGAACATCGTATGCCGTTCCGTCGTGTCATGAAGCAGACCGTGGATCGAGTTATGAAGAGTGGAGCGGAAGGTGTGCGTGTGATTGTTGCGGGCCGATTAAACGGAGCAGACATTGCACGAAGTGAACGTGCGGGAGCAGGAAAAGTGCCTTTGCAGAATTTGCGAGGAAACATCCAGTATGCCAACACGCAAGCAAACACCATGTTCGGAGTGATCGGTATTAAAGTGTGGATCTATCTCGGCGAAGTCTTTGACAGTGTAGAAGAAGCGGAGAAACGTGCACGCAAGAGTGGTGATACTCGTGGTCGTGAGCGTGATCAACGCGGACCTCGTGATCGTCGACCAGCTCATCAAACACGTCGATAGCCTATGTTGATGCCAAAACGAATGAAGCACCGAAAGTGGCATAAGGGACGCGCATCTGGGAAGCGACTTGCAACTCAGAAGACGCGATTAGCCTTCGGTGACTATGGAATGAAAGCCCTTACGGAATCCTGGGTAACATCACGACAGATCGAGGCAGCACGTCGTGCAATGACACGCTATGTGAACCGTAAAGGACAAACGTGGATCCGCATTTTCCCAGATCACCCAATCACGTTCCATGGAAATGAGAACACGATGGGAAGTGGAAAGGGAGCGGTGGATCACTACGTGGCTGTGGTTCGAGCGGGTACGATCATGTTCGAGATCGGCGGCGTTTCAGAAGAGGAAGCACGTGAGGCGTTTCGTCTCGCGGCGCACAAGATGCCGATGAAGGTTAAGTTCATCAGTAATGCACGGTAGGATATGGAATACAAAGACCTAGCCAAAAAATCCGTGACAGATTTGCAGACACTCCTTGCGGAGAAGCGTGAATCCCTTCGGGAATTACGATTCCGTGTGGCAGCAAACCAGTTGAAACAGGTTCATTTGATCCGCGCCGTTCGTACAGAGATCGCGCAGATTATGACCCGTGTGCGAGAGATCAAGAATAAGGAGGTTTAAGACACGTGTATGACGAATAAAACAACCAATCGAATCATCCGTCGCCGTTTTACCGGTACGGTCGTATCAGATCGTATGGACAAGACGGTTGTGGTTCGTGTTGACTCGCCAAAAATGCACCCAAAGTACAAAAAGC
This sequence is a window from Candidatus Uhrbacteria bacterium CG10_big_fil_rev_8_21_14_0_10_50_16. Protein-coding genes within it:
- the rpmC gene encoding 50S ribosomal protein L29 gives rise to the protein MEYKDLAKKSVTDLQTLLAEKRESLRELRFRVAANQLKQVHLIRAVRTEIAQIMTRVREIKNKEV
- a CDS encoding 50S ribosomal protein L16 yields the protein MLMPKRMKHRKWHKGRASGKRLATQKTRLAFGDYGMKALTESWVTSRQIEAARRAMTRYVNRKGQTWIRIFPDHPITFHGNENTMGSGKGAVDHYVAVVRAGTIMFEIGGVSEEEAREAFRLAAHKMPMKVKFISNAR
- a CDS encoding 30S ribosomal protein S3 yields the protein MGHKVHPKIFRISTIESWDSKWFSPRKMFPTFLKEDVFIRAYLKKKLREAAIHKIIIDRSRQTFTITLHTAKPGFIIGRAGAGVEDLKKELKKRFFRGRRVTININVQDIGHGSLSAAVVAEQVAIDIEHRMPFRRVMKQTVDRVMKSGAEGVRVIVAGRLNGADIARSERAGAGKVPLQNLRGNIQYANTQANTMFGVIGIKVWIYLGEVFDSVEEAEKRARKSGDTRGRERDQRGPRDRRPAHQTRR